In the genome of Xenopus tropicalis strain Nigerian chromosome 10, UCB_Xtro_10.0, whole genome shotgun sequence, the window GCTGTATTTGTCATCTTTGTGCAGCTGGGAaataggagaaaaggcccaggttacatagcagataccagataagctctgtagattaCAATGGTGTTATATCTGTTATTTGTtaagtaacctgggccttttccccgtggttacacagcagctttgtttatgtaaatctggggcaaacacaccagttgtaccagtgcagggtacattatattgtaattatttgtattcactttcatttgttggtgttactgttcctttcattttcctttagaagCTTGCTTCCTTTATAATCCTTGATTATAATCCTCATGGTGGTCTCTGCGGGGTCAGTACTTGGGGCTTCCATTCAGGAAGGGGTAGTAAGTTTTTAATCCCACCCAGGTCGCCCCAAAATATTTCCTTTAGTGATGCACTCAATCTAAGATTCAGCATTTCTCAGCAGGATTGGGATTCGGACAAATCCATaacatcatgtgactttttgtgacACAAACACAGTCTTTAACCCTTGCTTTATCCCCCgctttggttcggtattcagtcgattcagggtttggctgaatcccgaaaTAGTGGATTAAATTTCTTTATTAAATCACCTTTTTCATAACAAGCAGCTTATGGGTCGTGCTGCCGGATCCCTTTCCCGGTGTAGCGGTGATCCCTATGCCTAGAACAGGCGCAGTGGGCGGGGCCTCGGGCAAAGAAAGCGACAGAGAAGTCAAGATGTTGAAAGACATTTATTTATCTTAAATAATAGTGTTTCTCTCTTATAAAACAACTCTGCGCGTCACATTCTCTTGGCGGCTCTCCTGGAAAATATTCACATTTCGTAGCAATctttggcatatatatatatagatatatctccCTCTCACACACGGCAATTCTTAGAGCATCTGGTACAAAAAAACGGTCGCTTTTACAGAAATAGAAGCAAATATGTAGAATCACcgattaaaccccccccccccccaagaaccAGGTTATTAAATAACAATGCAAAAAAAACGACTTCTGTTTATATCAAAGAACCTGTTTCATCCACAAAACACACCAGTGCCTTCACTGTCCTATGTACAGCCCCGCAGCCCGGCGGGATTCTAAAGGGCAACTTATACCAAAGCAGTGCTACTAGCGGGTAATACCGTTACGGTGCAATTACTGTGCAATCTATACGTCACATTGTTTCCTCGGATCACTTCGCAAATCACCGCACTAAGAGACGACTCCGTACAATTCATCGAGCGAGTACAAGTCATTAAGTGGAATTAACGAGAATGGCAAATATTCCCTTTATTTCGTAAGCGCACAAACCTGAAACGAGACGCGAGTCACACCCACGCGCACAAAGGcccatgcatttttatttataaacattatttttttgttttttttgcacgtttatccattattttatatatatatatatcttttttttgtaGTGTCCGAAATTAGATTTCAAAGCAGCATTTAGCCTCCTGATCTCCGCGGGATTCGCCGCCGCTTGCGCCGTCGGCTTTCAGCCAACCCCAAACATGGAGCATTATTTCTTTACAAATCCTGAGGGCTCCAGGCGCCAGAAAGCAAGGGAACAAACGAGAACAACAAGTCTGACGGGGCCCAAGACTAGGAGATTTTGCAGCTGTTTCTGGTACAGTTTTTCGGGGGGCTCTGAGGGGGGCGGATGATCTTGGCTTTTTTGAGGCTGTTCCTCTTGTTCGCGTTGTTGGCGGTCAGAGAGTAGGAGCGGCCGTGCATCATTCTGGCGTTCAGACCGTTGGCCATGGAGAAAGATTTTAAATGGCTTCTTAAGGCAACGGGGAGAGGGAGCTTGTCCACGAGGTGCACTGGGGTGCAGGACACGATGGCTCGGCAGCACAGGTCTTGTAAACTCAGTACTGTCGGGGGGAAAAAGGGGCACAATTAGCAACAGAGTAAGTGTCACGCATACCTACAGCTCTCTGTGCCACCTGTCCTTCCAGTAACTGGCAGTTTCTGTTCATCTGAACAACAGGCAGCACAGAGGGGTATCGAGCGTTTTCCCATCGGAAATGTTTaagtgaaaacaaaaagaagtcaTTTAATCCGGTGATTCACAGCACAGAAATGTAGAGTTTGACAGATTACATCTGGCCAATCATGTCTTCCAGCTTGGTGCTCCACATGTTGTAACCGCAGGCTGAATCATGCCAACTTAGTTCTAGGCTGCGCTATTTAAGGTTAGCCACAGGGTGGCAGTGTTGCCAAAGTAACTTCcaacatgtatatactgtatttctatacaatattcagagaaggaatgttctgggcacacaataagctgtacccccatactgtactgtctaagggaaacactatgacaccccctacccatatgtataaatacaaatatacagagaaggaatgttctgggcacacaataagctgtacccccatactgtactctctaaggcagggatccccaactttttataccaatgagccacattcaaatggaaaaagtattggggagcaacacaaacatggaaaaggttcctggtggtgtcaataagagctttaattgactatttaatagcccctatggggactggcagcctaaaggcagctctgtttgacattatactgggtttttatgcaaccaaaacttgcctccatgccaggaattcaaaaatgagcacttactttgaggccactgggagcaacatccaaggggttggagagcaacatgttgctcacgagccactggttggggatcactgctctaagggaaacactatggcacctcctacccatatgtataaatacaaatatacagagaaggaatgttctgggcacacaataagctatactcccatactgtactgtctaagggaaacactatggcacccctacccatatgtataaatacaaatatacagagaaggaatgttctgggcacacaataagctgtacccccatactgtactgtctaagggaaacactatggcaccccctacccatatgtataaatacaaatatacagagaaggaatgttctgggcacacaataagctgtacccccatactgtactgtctaagggaaacactatggcaccccctacccatatgtataaatacaaatatacagagaaggaatgttctgggcacacaataagctgtacccccatactgtactgtctaagggaaacactatggcaccccctacccatatgtataaatacaaatatacagagaaggaatgttctgggcacacaataagctgtacccccatactgtacttgtctaagggaaacactatggcaccccctacccaaatgtataaatacaaatatacagagaaggaatgttctgggcacacaataagcagctcatacccatatgtataaatacaaatatattgcgcTCAGAGCTGTTCTGACAATGCCCTATCCTTCCTTGTAATGAATATTCTATTACAGTATAAAGTGGGCGACTTACCCTTGTTGGGCCTCCAGAGTCGGTCCATCCCATGCCTCATTAGAACTATCCGCGCCAGTTCAGTGAACGACTCTGTGATGTTGAAGTTACACAGGGGGCTGACCTCAAAGAACGTCATGCCGAGCCGCTCAGCGAAGTTCTGTGCTTGGTCTGTGGACACCTGCCGTTTAAAGGCCAAATGCAGGCGGTTGCCCACCAGGATTTTGGGCACCCCAGGAGCATGCTAGGGGAGAAGAGAAGGTCACGGTTAATGAGATCTCTACATCCGCACAGCTCTGAGTACAGCAGGTGGGGCAGCTAATTGGATGAACTTGCCCTTTATCACCTGAGAAAGTGGCCAAGTTCCATCAACAGTGGCCATGAAAAGCAGAGACTTACCTCATCTATCTCTTTAATCCAGCGATCTATGCCGTCAAACGACCAGCGGTTTGTGATGTCATACACCAAAATCACACCCTGTAAGCACAACATGGAAGCCTGTGTCACTATTCATCCCTGCCCCAGATCTACGGCCAAACTGCAACTCTCTGTTACACTCGTGCTCATTAGTATATAGGAAACAACCAGTGGTTATCTGGCCCTAACTGTGGCCCGAGATAAAGTGCCAGCTTTATCCACAAAAATAGAGGTGAGTCCAAGAGAGAGGGTGCATAATGATTGGCTGGCTGCAGGTTAAGTACAGCAACCAATCATACTATAATATGTGATTATATGGTGCAACACTAACCCCTTatagtcagggattctgggtagtgTTGCACCATATAATCACACATTATAGTATGATTGGTTGCGGTCACTTAAACTGCAGCCAGCCAATCATTATCCTTGTGCTGTGCCAGTATAGGGTAACAATTAGGAATCGTGGGTAATATCTTGCTTTACCCCATATTTATACAGCACAATGCTTGCCTTATAGCCAGGGATTCTGGCTAGTGTTGTATCTTATTACCCACAATTCCTAATTAGAAGGGAAAGCAAATCAGTCATGGTTTGTTTTCCTATTACACCTGCTGACATAAGACTTTCAGTAGAAAAGAAAGACCTCTCTCTTCATGCTGCCAGTGTCTCTAGTTTACAGATTAGGAGAATATTTTACACGCAGCTGGGAGAGAGAATATGACTAAATATCTTCACCCCTCTTGCCCTGAAGAAGACAAGAGGCCCAAGGAGGCAGGAGTTAtataaaaaaggttaaaatgaaaTAGATTAAATGAATGGTTTTTAATGGGGTTTCTAAATCACTCTCCTCTTGGCAAATGGTCAGACTGTGCAGTTCCCACCATGAACTATGGGGGGAGCAAATCTTCCCCTCTGGTggctttatttattatacagcagTGTAGCGTGTGACGCAGAAATTCTCCCAGAGGACGCTGGGTATTGGAGTCCTACAGCCTGGCTGTATCAGATCAGGAGCACGCAATAATCCAGTGCAAAGCCAATTACCCCTCGCTGGCCCATTATCCCTACTAACAGAGGAACTGGGACACTGATCAGTTGCCGGGACCCATTTTGGAGAGCTCCAGAGGATTAGGACGTCATTGCCCTCTGTGGATACAAAGCAATCTCCTAATGGGATAATAGATACTGGCACAACCGTCGGCCTAATGCCGTCTGTCTAGGGCAGAGACGGGGCAGTTAGAGCTCCCACGAGCCTCACACTCACCTGAGCACCCCTCGAATAGGAGCGAAATATTGTGCAGAACCTTCCCTGCCCCGACGTGTCCCTAAAAAACAATAAGGGAAAAGGTGAGGCATACATCTACTGTACCTGCCAATACACTGAGTAGAAACTCGTTCAAATTAAAACTCTGATTTTTCGACTTTACGGGATCGAAGAATTCAAGTTTGAGactatggcttgactttgcctgtggcaactcccattgacttctatagaaactcacaagcctttacatggcaaatttttacattcaagttttcggggCTTTTTGCACTTCATAAAAACCATCCATTCGAGTTTCCAAACCACAGCTCGAATTTGAGtcttttaagcacaaaaaaacttgaatcaagaaTAAAGTCAAACTCGATTGTAGATAAATCACTCCCATCCTGTCAGTCAATAGAAATGTTTGCCCGCCCAAACAATATGCGCTACTTTATAGACAGCAATGCCATGTGTTACTCTACATGGACCAACACAGGCTGCTCATTGGCCGCTCATGAGATGAGTGAGTTGCTCATTGGCCAGTGTATAATGCCCCTGTCGCCCTATCTGATTAGGGCTCAGGCATGAATTGCATGTGGCCTTGAATGAGGTATGTTCCCTATGGGTCTGAATGCTGGTTTGGGGGCCAAATAATCCGACCAGTCCAATTGGCCCCACCACCTGGGTGGTCAGGTAGGACAAAGATTGCTTATTTGAGGGCATTTCTAGGACACTGTCAGAGCACTCCTACGCTTAATAGGGGGCATATGATTGTGAACTAACGGGGTCCCAAGGAGCAGCTTCTCTGCCACCCTGGTCTTCTAAAGGGCTAGTTCCAACAGCCCCTCATCTGGGCAGCTGCCATCTTTCCACAACTGGTCCTGCCCTAGTTGCATCACTATGCATTACTATCATTATGGCAGCTCTAGGAAAACCGTGTATTTGCTTTGCCATGTGTTCTTCATATCAGCAGGAATGGCTTTCCCTGATTTCCTCTTGGCGCAGTGCAACATTTGGCCTCTTGGCCACTGAGCTTGCAGGCAATTTGCCAGTAACGCAAGTCCCAAACTTCTCTGGCAGATGGGGGGAGAGATGTAGATCTTGTGATTTAATAAACATCCAGTCAGTCAGGGAAGGGAaacctgtagtcctgtaactgtcctTAAACCACAACTCCCAGGGGTCCGTGCTAGCTGGACTACGGACTAAATgccatacacgggtagatttTAGCTGTCGATTCGGGTCCTTAGCCAGTTTAGGCAGCTAATCTgcgcatgtatgggcaccaccgacggccTACCTGACCAAGATATGGCCTTAAATTGGACAGATCTCCATCGGGCTGGTTTGActttccatcagatcggggaccgtattggctTGTTGATCCGACGGCGCCTATACCCGAGGTTTGTaatccagttgtttggccctagggcagaTGATGGAATtggcctgatatcgcccacctttagcTTGGCATATTGGGAGaggatccgctcgtttggcgacctcatcAAATGAGCGAATccttctgtgtatggccaccttaagagtgccTGATTGTGGGTGCTTGCTTTTATTCTGGGAGTTGCACAATTTCCTAAACTGCAGTGTTTTCCCTCTCAAGAAGACCCCACATTTGTCACAGGGCTTATTTGCTCTGGATGCTCTAGGGACActataggggttatttactaTGAACCTGGAAAGAAGTACAGGGGCACAAAGCACTCCCCTAAGTGCTCATTTAGAGAGATTGTTGTGAGCACAAAACTTTCCTATGTGTTCATATGTTTGGTCCAAGTTCTTGCTTGGCtcgtatatattatatatatatattgcacatagAATATCTGTAGGGTTTCATGGCAGCAGCACACTTGGCAGGGCAGGGGGTGAGATCACGTGCAGCCTTATGCTCACCTACCCAGCCAGGCTTTGTGCGCGGAATAAGGAATATTCTGTTGGATTTGGCACGCCGCCGTGCCGGCAAGGGCTCTTACTAAATGTCTGCAATATGGAAATACTCGCCAATTTAACATGGAGATTATCTAGAGCTGTGACTTTTGGGTTGAGAAATAGGGATATTTACATGCCCCATTTGCCTGCCAATTTGCGCTTTCGTTTCGCCGCTGTGCCAAGGCTGAACTTACAGCAGCGCGGTCGCAATCCAAAGCCTCCAATCACATTCATCTTTTGGCTCCGAAAACTAAGGTCCGTGCACAAAGCACATTTCGCTGTAAAATACGGCAGCAGAAAGAATTAGCTCATTTGCCCCCGATGTGCAATTACAGCCCAGAGATCAGCAATGTACATTTCTGGGGCAAAAACTACAGGTCTGTTGCTATTGGCAACACTTCCGCAGCACCGTCTGGAGTCATTAAAGAAAAGATAGTATGTGTAAGTATGACAGTTCTGTGAGAGCCTGagcacagcagtgcagtaaagcgATGCTCAGTAATTACATGCTTGCCTGGATAATTATAGGCAGCAAAGCACATTTTCCCATTACTCTCACTGGCTTTAAGTTCACAGCAGATTGAACTGACACACTACATTATAAACCAAAAGGCAGCATAGTTGTCCCTTTATCTCTTGTGACATCCCTGGCAAAAAGTCCCCTCCagacagcagtgctgtaaatgagcccttcagATAAAATGGAATTAGTCCTATTGCTTACCCTGCCTAAGGAAAAGGAACGTACAACCTAGGCGCTCCGTGCTTATTAAACACCAGTGAACGAGTTTGCAAATGTGTCCTGCAAGGTCTCCCTGCGGCTGAGCCAGATGGGCAAAGGGCACCTGAGATACTGGCTGGGCATCCCCGTGGGGAGCGGTTTCCTGAGCAACAGAGGAAGGAGAGCTGCCAATGTCATTCAGCAGTAAATACCCAGAGCCGGACATGCCAGAAGCCTGCTGCCCCACTTGGCAGAAGGAAGAAAAACacagatataaatacaaatacacatctatatacatatacacatctaaatacaaatacacatctATATCTCACCAGAGCTGTAACTTTATCCGACGACCGTCCAGTAAGATCGTGGTTGTCTTGTAGTCGATCCCTGTAACAAAgacagaagtgatgtcacactgTATTCCTCTGTTATTCCTGCAGTTGGTCACGAATAAAGGCACTGAGGATACAGAGGCCAGAGGGACAGTACTTGGCACTGAACATAGAGGCCATAGAGTTGGGCGCATAGGATACAGAGGCCAAAAAGTAACAGAACTGGGCAAACAATACAGAGGTCACATGGGTGCACAGGGTACAGAGGCCAAAGTGACAGGAATAAGCAAATATAAAGAGGCCACTGAAGCATTGGGTACAAGGAGACAAGAAGGATAGATAGGTTTGGGCACAGGATACAGAGGCCAGAGCAATGGGATTGGGAACAGGCTACAGAGGCCAGAGCATTGGGATTGGGCACAGGTACAGAGGCCAGAgcaatgggatttggcacaggatacaGAGGCCAGAGCAACAGGATTAGGCATGGGATACAGAGGCCAGAGCAATGGGATTGGGCACAGGCTACAGAGGCCAGAGCAATGGGATTGGGCACAGGATACAGAGGCCAGAGCAACGGGATTGGGCACAGGATACAGAGGCCAGAGCAACGGGATTGGGCACAGGCTACAGAGGCCAGAGCAATGGGATTGGGCACGGGATACAGAGGCCAGAGCAATGGGATTGGGCACAGGCTACAGAGGCCAGAGCAATGGGATTGGGCACAGGCTACAGAGGCCAGAGCAATGGGATTGGGCACAGGCTACAGAGGCCAGAGCAATGGCATTGGGCAAAGGCTACAGAGGCCAGAGCAATGGGATTGGGCACAGGCTACAGAGGCCAGAGCAATGGGATTGGGCACAGGATACAGAGGTCAGAGCAACGGATTGGGCACAGGATACAGAGGCCAGGAGAACATTTGGGGGCACATGATGAAGAGGTTTCATGGCCCTGAGTAAAAAATGAGGGTGTGGGACGTGTGCGCTACTTTGTTACCTGTCTCTGAGTAAATGACCCAGAAAGAGGACAAACCTACCCTCCAATCACAGTGCTCCAAGGTCAGCCCCCCCACCCCTAAATCAAATACTAAACCTACAGTACAGAGATTATTCCCCAATTACCTCTTCTGCCCATAACGTGTGCACACAGCAGCACATTTATCATTCCCCTGTTTTGATATAAACCTTCCGTCGGGTCGGGAGtcgtttttgttgtttttatttttccgtACGGGCGGTTTTCCCCCTGGGAATGTGAGTGCTGCTGTGTCAGTAAGGCAGTAAGGAGATTCTTTTGTAGCCAGAAACATGTTTTCAGCCGTGGCAGGGGCTTGTGGGAGGTGCGGAGGTGTGTGCCATCTCATTACTGCGAGGGAACATGCTGTACGCTCACCGCTTTCTACATTGCTGCTAAATTTAACCATTGCAGAAAAGGTACTGGAGCCGCTtccggaccccccccccccccatccatttGTGCTCTCCCTAATGGCAGGGATTGTGTTATTGTGGAGACTCAATGTGGCGCTCAGGCTGCCGGGGCGCAAAGTGCATCATTATGCTTGGCTAAGCTGCACTGCTAGAGGCTCTGTGGGAAATGCAGAAAGTagcacaaacattaaaaacatgGAAACGGACCTATTTTTGGCTTCTGTTTACCTCGAGGGGGACGGAAAAATGCAGATTGCCGTATTGCATCTGCTGTGTTGCACCTCGTCAGCTTTGGACTGATGTTACGAGGCTGTGGGTGGCTGTTCCATGTACAGACTACTCtttgttcacttttagtatgatgtaaagagtattTGCaattgaagaccaactgaaaagttgcttagaattggccattctataacatactgaacgTTAATTTGACACAAGTGCTTAGGGAGCATTACATTGGCACTGCCGGCGCCGTCTGACCCGATTATGTGAGCTTCACACGAGGCGAGGAGAGACGGATCCCTAATGGGGAATATGAAACACACAGACCTTTCCCATGACAAAACCTCCTTTGATAGCGGATATAAAAGGAGATTTCTTGTATGCAAACAAGggattatgtatatatatatccttccAGAGATAGACGGATCCATTCCCTTCGGAGCACTGCCATGTAAACAGCATCCGGCAGAACCGTTTGAGGCTCTTTTCTTCCCATAATCTGACAAACCGAAAGCTTCAGAGCCAAGG includes:
- the rab40b gene encoding ras-related protein Rab-40B isoform X1, giving the protein MTHRASPVKAYDFLLKFLLVGDSDVGKGEILASLQDGCTESPYGYNMGIDYKTTTILLDGRRIKLQLWDTSGQGRFCTIFRSYSRGAQGVILVYDITNRWSFDGIDRWIKEIDEHAPGVPKILVGNRLHLAFKRQVSTDQAQNFAERLGMTFFEVSPLCNFNITESFTELARIVLMRHGMDRLWRPNKVLSLQDLCCRAIVSCTPVHLVDKLPLPVALRSHLKSFSMANGLNARMMHGRSYSLTANNANKRNSLKKAKIIRPPQSPPKNCTRNSCKIS